One genomic window of Devosia salina includes the following:
- a CDS encoding ABC transporter ATP-binding protein — protein MSAPLVIDVRGLTKRFGDKTVVDHFDIAVPRGAIYGFLGPNGSGKTTTIRMLCGLLTPDQGDGQCLGFDVRHQAGRIKTQVGYMTQKFSLYEDLTIRENLDFVARMYGVAGRRKRVSKALEELGLADRSGQLAGTLSGGWKQRLALAACLIHDPKLLLLDEPTAGVDPKARRDFWDEIRRLSKAGVTVLVSTHYMDEAIQCDFITYIAYGKKLIDGPATQIPTMVGLSTWRAEGTNLVALETALHGQPGVDQVARFGSALHVSGTDADLLETTVRRFEAEGDQHWSKVPAGLEEAFIYLMAGARDNFSRDAA, from the coding sequence ATGAGCGCGCCGCTGGTCATCGACGTGCGGGGGCTGACCAAGCGGTTTGGCGACAAGACCGTGGTCGATCATTTCGATATCGCGGTGCCGCGCGGCGCCATCTATGGCTTTCTCGGTCCCAATGGCTCGGGCAAGACCACGACGATCCGCATGCTGTGCGGGCTTTTGACGCCCGACCAGGGCGATGGGCAGTGCCTGGGATTTGATGTGCGGCACCAGGCCGGGCGCATCAAGACCCAGGTCGGGTATATGACGCAGAAATTCAGCCTCTACGAGGACCTGACGATCCGCGAGAATCTCGATTTCGTGGCGCGCATGTATGGCGTGGCCGGCCGGCGCAAGCGGGTCAGCAAGGCGCTGGAGGAGCTGGGGCTGGCAGACCGGTCGGGGCAATTGGCCGGCACGCTGTCGGGCGGCTGGAAGCAGCGCCTGGCGCTGGCCGCCTGCCTGATCCATGACCCCAAGCTGCTGCTGCTCGATGAACCGACGGCGGGCGTCGATCCCAAGGCGCGGCGCGATTTCTGGGACGAGATTCGGCGCCTCTCCAAGGCCGGGGTGACCGTGCTGGTGTCGACGCACTACATGGACGAAGCCATCCAGTGCGATTTCATCACCTATATCGCCTATGGCAAAAAGCTGATCGACGGCCCGGCGACACAAATTCCCACCATGGTGGGCCTCAGCACCTGGCGCGCCGAAGGCACGAACCTAGTGGCGCTGGAAACGGCACTGCATGGCCAGCCCGGCGTCGACCAGGTGGCGCGCTTCGGCTCGGCGCTGCATGTGTCGGGCACAGATGCGGACCTCCTCGAAACCACGGTGCGCCGGTTCGAGGCGGAAGGCGACCAGCACTGGAGCAAGGTGCCGGCGGGGCTGGAGGAGGCCTTCATCTATCTCATGGCGGGGGCGCGGGACAATTTCTCGCGCGATGCCGCATGA
- a CDS encoding HlyD family secretion protein — MNEFLAGLMAAVLSVFSPGADPAGYSGYLEADYVYVAPVSAGRIVSLDAEEGQIVAAGDTLFTLDATQQKNLLDAAMARVSAARATLENLETGSRSEELDVIRASLAKAEADLAQAQSNLSRSERLVEAGTVPSVRLEQDRTALASAQAQVNQLRAQLAVAELPARNAQQVAAEANLSAAEADAERARQDMDDRTIEAPVAGIVDRVFFRVGEVAGVGAPVISMLPQGPLEVWFFVPEVERAALAVGAEVTVTCDGCASGQAARVTQIASEPQTTPPVIYSREERSRLVYLVKARLETANALKPGQPVTVLP; from the coding sequence ATGAACGAATTTCTTGCAGGGCTGATGGCGGCGGTGCTGTCGGTGTTTTCGCCGGGGGCCGATCCGGCGGGCTATAGCGGCTATCTCGAGGCCGACTATGTCTATGTCGCGCCGGTGAGCGCGGGGCGGATCGTGTCGCTCGACGCCGAGGAAGGGCAGATCGTGGCCGCGGGCGATACGCTCTTTACCCTCGATGCCACGCAGCAGAAGAACCTGCTCGATGCGGCCATGGCGCGGGTTTCGGCGGCCAGGGCAACGCTGGAAAATCTCGAGACCGGCAGCCGCAGCGAGGAACTGGATGTGATCCGGGCGTCGCTGGCCAAGGCCGAAGCGGACCTGGCGCAGGCGCAATCCAATCTCAGCCGCAGCGAACGGCTGGTGGAAGCCGGCACCGTCCCCAGCGTAAGACTGGAGCAGGACCGCACGGCGCTGGCCTCGGCCCAAGCGCAGGTGAACCAGTTGCGGGCGCAATTGGCGGTGGCCGAGCTGCCGGCCCGCAATGCCCAGCAGGTGGCGGCGGAGGCCAATCTCAGCGCCGCCGAGGCCGATGCCGAGCGCGCCCGCCAGGACATGGACGACCGGACCATCGAGGCCCCGGTGGCGGGCATTGTGGACCGGGTGTTCTTCCGGGTCGGCGAGGTGGCCGGGGTCGGCGCGCCGGTGATCTCCATGCTGCCCCAGGGGCCGCTCGAAGTGTGGTTCTTCGTGCCCGAGGTCGAGCGCGCCGCCCTGGCGGTGGGGGCCGAGGTGACGGTGACCTGCGACGGCTGCGCCAGCGGCCAGGCGGCGCGGGTAACCCAAATCGCCAGCGAGCCGCAGACGACGCCGCCGGTGATCTATTCGCGCGAGGAACGCAGCCGGCTGGTCTATCTGGTCAAGGCGCGGCTGGAGACGGCCAATGCCCTCAAGCCCGGACAGCCGGTAACGGTGCTGCCATGA
- a CDS encoding TetR/AcrR family transcriptional regulator, producing the protein MKSEKKFSRRAEARPDELLDAAMAVFAEQGFAGAKMEDIARRAGVSKGTVYLYFASKEALIEGIIQRAVAPIASGALPQLAAFEGDPRLPITMLLKTIAGLLSDPAKLAIPRLFLREGMNIPGMADIYRRDVLDKAMPVLTGLVERGVASGHLRAVDPDLTVRSIVGPLIAHVALSEIFGIRPEDGLALDRLIDNHIDILFGGLAAERSDGTP; encoded by the coding sequence ATGAAGAGCGAAAAGAAATTCAGCAGACGGGCCGAAGCGCGGCCGGACGAATTGCTCGACGCCGCCATGGCGGTGTTCGCCGAGCAGGGCTTTGCTGGCGCCAAGATGGAAGACATCGCCCGGCGCGCCGGGGTGTCCAAAGGCACGGTCTATCTCTATTTCGCCTCCAAGGAGGCGTTGATCGAGGGCATCATCCAGCGCGCGGTGGCGCCGATCGCCAGTGGGGCCCTGCCCCAGCTCGCCGCCTTCGAGGGCGATCCGCGCCTGCCCATCACCATGCTGCTCAAGACCATTGCGGGCCTGTTGAGCGACCCGGCCAAGCTGGCGATCCCGCGCCTGTTCCTGCGCGAGGGCATGAATATTCCCGGCATGGCCGACATCTATCGCCGCGACGTGCTCGACAAGGCCATGCCGGTGCTGACGGGCCTGGTGGAGCGCGGCGTGGCATCGGGGCATTTGCGCGCGGTCGACCCTGACCTCACCGTGCGCTCGATCGTCGGGCCGCTGATCGCCCATGTGGCGCTGAGCGAGATTTTCGGTATCCGCCCCGAGGACGGATTGGCGCTCGACCGGCTCATCGACAACCATATCGACATCCTGTTCGGCGGGCTCGCGGCCGAAAGATCGGACGGCACGCCATGA
- a CDS encoding DUF2948 family protein, whose product MTDLKLIALDTEDLEVISAHLQDAVIRVADMGFARRDRRFALLMNRFDWAADKPRSRGVRKRAALHFSGVTHAAFAGFDPTAPDGVVELLAITFEPGEAPSGIVELRFAGGGTVRLSVDYLEARLADLGAAWAASARPNHALD is encoded by the coding sequence ATGACCGATCTCAAGCTGATTGCGCTTGATACCGAAGACCTCGAAGTCATCTCCGCCCATCTGCAGGACGCCGTCATCCGCGTCGCCGACATGGGCTTTGCCCGTCGCGACCGGCGTTTCGCCCTGCTGATGAACCGGTTCGACTGGGCGGCCGACAAGCCGCGGTCGAGAGGCGTGCGCAAGCGCGCCGCCCTCCATTTCAGCGGTGTCACCCATGCCGCCTTTGCCGGTTTCGACCCCACGGCCCCCGATGGCGTCGTCGAACTCCTCGCCATCACCTTCGAACCCGGTGAAGCCCCCTCCGGCATTGTCGAACTGCGCTTTGCCGGCGGCGGAACGGTTCGCCTCAGTGTCGACTATCTCGAGGCGCGCCTCGCCGATCTTGGTGCGGCCTGGGCCGCCTCGGCCCGGCCCAATCACGCGCTGGACTAG